GGATCCGCTCCGCTGCGCTCACGACATCTGTCAAACGAACGCCGAATTTTTCGTTCACGACGACCACCTCGCCCTTGGCGACTAGCTTATTGTTGACGAGCACCTCCATCGGTTCGCCCGCCAGCTTGTTCAATTCGATCACGGATCCCAGACCCAATTGCAGCAAGTCCCGGATCGCCATTCTCGCGGCGCCGATTTGCACCGTCACCTGCACTGGAATGTCGAGGATCAAATCCAAGTTCTTGGCCGCCGCCGGCGAGCCTGTATTGTCCAGCGCCGGAAACGACGCCGGTTGCGGGGCTGTCGCCTGGCCTCCCGTGGAGGCGCCGCCCGTCATCGGATTGGTGTCGGCCTGTGTCATTTTGATTTTCTCCTTACTCGGATGGACCGCTCACGACAGCACTTCGGTGATACGGCAGGCCTGGTTGCCTCTGGAGACGCCAGGGGCCGCGTGAAATTTCGGGATGTTTTCAACGAAACACACCACCGGATCGCCGGGATGTTGGTCGAGCACGAGCACGTCGCCTGGGGCAAAGTTCAGGACGTCCCGAAGTTGCACAGTCGCCGTCCCGAGCCTCGCGGTGATGGTCAGCGGGCACTCCTGCAATCTGTCTTTGAATCGGCTGGCCCAACTGCCGTCCTGATTCACATGATCGGAGATGAGCCCCGAATAGAGCTTCTCCTTAATTGGCTCGAGCATCGAATAGGGATACACGACGAAGAAGTCCCTGGCCGCTTCGCCGATCAGCACCTGGAGCGTCACTACGACCACGATCTCGGACACCGATACCACCATGGCAAATTGCGGATTGCTCTCCGAACGCACGTGTTGGACCGTGACGGGCATCAGCGCTTGCCACGCCTTTTCCAGATCGGAGAACGCCTGCAGCACAATCTTCTTGATCACACGCATCTGAATCGGCGTGAAGTCGCGCCCCTCCGGTTTCACGTATGTCTGTCCCCTGCCGCCGAAGAAGTAATCCACGATCAAATAAACGAGCATCGCGTCCATGACGTAGAGTCCGTTGCCGCGCAGCGGATCCATGCGAAAAACGCTCAGAGACGACGGGAGCGGTACTTTCTTGAGGAACTCGCCGAACTTCATGATCTGAGTCCCGACGACACTGAACTCCACGGACACCCGAAGTAGGCTTCCCCAGGAGATTGACTGCCGGCGACTGAACCGGTTGTTGATCATCTCGAGCGTCGGCATCCGCCCTCGGATGATCCGCTCCTGATTGACCAAGTCGTATGTCTTGACAGCGCCCGCGTCCTCTTCCTTGGGCGTCGTATCCACTTCGCCGGACACGACCCCTCTCAACAGGGCATCGACTTCCTCCTGCGACAGAATCTTGTCCATCGGCGGCAGTCTCCGCTTCGCGCATGCGCCCGCTACTGGACGACGAAATCCGTGAAATACGCCGCCCGCACGCCCGGACGCGGCAGTAAATGATTCACGCGCTGGGTGATCTCGTCGCGAAGCTGGAATTTTCCCTGAGGGCTGCGGACGGTGGTGGAGTCTTTGCTCGTCAGCAGCACGAGGATCGAATCGCGGATGTGAGGCAACCGCGCCGCGATCTCCGCTCCGGCATCGGTCCGACTCAGCTCGAGCTTGATCGTGACTTTCAGATACCGGATCTCCGGCGAATCGGCCAGATTAACGATGAACGGTTCCAGATCGTAGATGGCGCCCGGCGCCTCAGACAGGGCGGTCGAGGCTTTGCCCACCGCGCCATCGTGCTCGTCGTTCTTGGCCGTCGAGGCGCCGGTCTTTTCGCCCTCGCCCGAATGGCCGCCGCTCAACTTCAAAAACGCAAACGCGCCGCCGAGGCCCACCAGCAGGGCCGCAAGGCCGATGACGATGACCAGTTTGACGGGAATGCCCGCGGGACCCGGCGCGAGGATTTTTTCTTCAACCGCTTCTGCCATAGGCACCTCCCATGAATAGGGCCTGTGTCAACAGCCAACACGAGGCCCGTGACAAATGATGGACCGTTACCCTCCCATGCGGGCTCGATCGCCCACCCGTCCGGTTCAAAGACAGCCGCCCAATCTCCAAAACGAGGTGCGTGCCTCAAGGCACATGCGGGCTCACTGTCCTGGCCTGTCCATCAGGGCGAGACAACCTGGCCCGACCGTCTCTCGCACGCGACGCCTTAGGCGGGCTGCAGCTTCCTCGGATCATAGGGCTGCCCGGACTTCAACACGCCGTAGGCCGTGGTCAGCCGCTGGCGCGCCAGCGCCACGACCGCACTCGTCTTCCCCCGGCGCCGGGCGATCCGCGCGTAGAACTGCTGGAGCGGCTTCGCCCCCGCACTCTTCATCCGCACCACCGTCTGGGCCCATGGCAAGAGCACCCGCCGGACCTCGCTCCGGCCATCGCGATTGATCCGGCCGAGCTGCCGGACCGCGCCACTCTGATAAATCGTCGGGGCCAAGGCGCCGTAGTTGGCCACGGCCTTCTGATCGTCAAACCGACGGGCCTCATCGAGCGCGCTGAGCACCACCCGGGCCCCCAGCGGCCCGATGGCTGGAATGCTCTCGAGCAGCGGACAGCGGGGGTCCTGGATCGCCACCACCCGCGCGGTGCGCGGCTGCTCCGCCGCCAGCAACGCCTCGATGCTGGCCATGTCCGTCTCAATGATCAGCCGCAACGGCGCACTCACCGGCAGCTGCGCCAGCTTCGCGGCCCAGGTTGGTCCCGCACAGAACTTCTCCGGCAACCGATGCCCTTCTTGGGACACGTCGCCCCGGATCGTATTGATCAGCGCGATGCGCTTGCTCGGCCGTTGCTGCCGCGCACTCACCAACTCCCGCAGCTCTCGGACGCGCCCCTCCACCACAGGCCCCGCGCGCGGGAGGATCCCCGCCCGCGCCAGTTCCGCGAGCTTCTTCGCATCCACCCGATCCGTCTGGCCCTGACTCTCGGTGATCCATTTCACGTCGTTCGGATGCACCACATACACCTGCACCTCGGGCATCCGCTTCAAGGTTTCGGCAATCCACTTCAACTGATTGCCGGCCTCAACGACGACCAGCTTCGCGCCGACTCCCACCTGTTGCCGCAGCGCCCGGAGTCCCGCTCGCGTCGCGGCCGCCGTGCCGGCATACACACAGCGCTTCCGCTCGTTGACCGCATAGCCCACCACGCTCTTGCCACTGATATCCAAGCCGACGTCCAACATCTGCTGCCCCCTTTCGTTGGTGGTGATCGCTCACCCCTGACAGTCGGACCTTCGTACCTCGACTGTCGACCAACGTAAAGGGGGCCCTATTCATAGAATCTCCTCAGGATGGGAATGTGTCGGCCGGTCATTGTGCAATGCATGTGCCCATGCAGAGCGACAAGCTTTCAGCGGCCCGATGCATGAAAGAGGCTTGAGAAACTGCGAGCTTCGATTACGACGCCGCACGAGGCCGCTGTGTCACCGGGACGGGTGACGCACCGGCTCGTTGACGGCGTCAGAAAGCTGACGTGGCGAGGCGTCGCCCGAACTGACGGAGAGCAGGCTTGATGGGAAAATCTTGCCGAGCAGGAAGAGGATGCAACGGGGAGCTATGAGCAGGACCTCCTGCACGGCGCCCGCGCGATGCTGCGGGCGCCGCCCGGAGAGAAGGAGCATTTAGCGCTTCAGGTTCACCAGTTCCTGGAGAATTTCGTCCGACGTCGTGATCACCCGCGAGTTCGCCTGGAAACCGCGCTGCGCGGCAATCATGTCGATGAAGCTTTCGCCGAGATCCACGTTGGACAGCTCCAGCGAATTGGAAAGGACCCGTCCCAAGCCGGCGCTATCCGGTGTACCGACGACAGGCTGGCCGGAATTGCCCGATTGCGCAAAGGTGTTCTTGCCGGTCCGGGTCAGCCCGAGCGGGTCCGGGAAACGCGCCAGCGCCACCTGGGCCAGGGCCCGCAACTGACCGTTGGAAAACCGGCCGTTGATCACACCGTTGGTGTCGACCGAGAAGGCCTGCAACGAGCCCGCCGCATGGCCATCCTGGGTCTGCTGGACCAACGCCGACTGTGACCCGAACTGCGTCGTGCCGTCCAGTCCCGTGCCGCTGTCCGTGGTGACGCTTGAGCCGAAGTTATAGGTGATCAATTGGTCCTGCGTCGCTCCGACAAAATCGATTTGGAGCCGACCCGGTACCGCCCCGGCCGACCCAGCGACCGTCCCGTCGTCATAGCGTCTGGCTACGCTTTCGGTATCCAGCCGCCCGTCCGTCGTAAAGGTCAGCGTGCCCGATCCGACACGCACGATCCCCAACGAGGTGTTGATGTTGGCGGCATTGTAGTTTGCCGTGACGATATCGCTGGTGCTGGCCACGACGTTATAGGTCCAGGTATTCGCACCAGTTTTCGTGAAATAGGTGGTCAAGAGATGAGGGTTGCCTAGTGAGTCATAGACCGTCATGGCCGTCGAAAAGTTCGAAGAGCCGGTCGGATCATTGATGCTAAAGCCCGTGGCGATCACCGATGACTGGGAATTGAGATTCGCCGCGATAAACGCCGTGGTCGTGGCGTTCGGCGGTGCGGTCGTTGAGGGCAGAGAGATATCCCCTATCGTACCGGTGATCACATTATTGGAGTTCGCCAAAAATCCCTGGAGCTTGAACCCGCTGGGATCGACGACGTTATTGTTCTTGTCCAGCCTGAATATCCCGGAGCGGGTGTAGAACGTGCCGCCTTGCGCGTCTTTAACGATGAAAAACCCATTCCCGTCGATGGCGAGGTCGAGCACGTTACTCGATGTGGCCAGCGACCCTTGCGAAAAGTTGCCCTGCACCGAAGTGAGCGCCACGCCGATGCCGGTCTGAATCGCGCCTGAGCCGCCGGAAATCGACGAGCTGATGAGGTCCGCAAAGGTGGCTCTGCTGGATTTGAACCCCACCGTGCTGAGGTTGGCGATGTTGTTCCCGATCACCGACAAGGCCGTGCCGTTGGCGTTGAGCCCGCTGACCCCGGCAAAGAGAGACGACAGAATACCCATGGTAATGACCTCCCCTTACGTTCGTTTGATACGTTCTCGTCCTGACCTCATCGCAGTTCGAGCACTGCGCCCGGATCGAGCACCTGATCGCCGATCAGCAGCATCGGTTGCCCGTTCTCCAGCCGCACGCCCGTCACGGTCAGCCGAGACTGCATGACCGTTCCGACCGGATCGCCTTGCTGGTCGACCGCGGTCACGGAGACCCGATAGACGCCCGGCTGAAGTGGCGCGCCGTTCTGATCGCGCCCATCCCAGTTGACCGTTTGCGTGCCGGCTCTCTGCGGACCGCCTTGGAGCGTACGCACAAGCTGATTGTTCATATTCACAATCGTGATTTGCACGTCGGCCGCGTCGCGATCCAGGGTATAGCTCAGCGGCACGGCTCCCGACTCCCACTGCACCACGCCACCGTCCACGGTGACCTGGCGGCCGACCAGGGATAGCAGCGTATAAGGAAGGTTCGCCTTTTGGGCCGCGATACTTTGCTCCAGAAGCTTCACCTGCTTGGCGCTCTGCTCCAATTGGCTGAACTGCGCCAGTTCCGCAACGAACGCGGTGTTGTCCATCGGCTTGAGCGGGTCCTGATTCTTCAACTGCGTCACGAGCAGCTTGAGAAAATCGTCCTGTCCCAGTTCCCTGGCGCCCAGCGCACCTGTGAGCGACGGAGACGAAGTCGTTGAGGCAGTTTCCGCGATTGTGACCATCCGGCGGTTCCTCTTTCAAAACTGTTAGGCGAAGACGCTCAAGACGCGCGGCTCCGCGCCACGACGCATAATGTGGTCCTGCTGCGCTTGTTCCCGTTGTCCTCGTTGCTGTCGGGGCGGATCGCCGAACGTTCGCGCGATCCAGTCGTAGCTCGCCTGGCCCGATGCCTGTCGGTCGACAGAAACTTTGAACTGCCCCATGTCCAACCCTGAAGCCTGAAGTGCCGACTCCAACTGATCCCGCCGGTTCAGTAGGAATTGCCCGACGTCGGCATGCTCGGTCAAGACATGTGTGTGTACCGTCGAGTCCGCGAGCACGACACGCACCCGCACCTGGCCAAGATCCTCTGGATCCAGATCTACCTGTACGGCCTGCACCGTCTTCGCGCCGTCCGTTCCTCCGAGGTTCTCCACGTATCGAACTGAAACGTCCGGCTGCGTCGGCGCTGCCTGAAGCGCCGCGTCCGACTGTTTGATTTCGGTACCCGCGACTGGCGCGGATGGCATGTGAGGCATCCCGTTCTCCATTGAAACGCTCTGGCCCGGCTCGCGCGACTGAACGGCTCCCTGACCCGCCGGCTTGCCGATCAACTCCCGAGCTTCCTGTTCGTTCGCTGTCGGGTTCTCGGTTGTCTGTTCTCTGCCCTGGCGAGTTGAGCGATCAGTCGCCGTCGTCGCAGCCACTTGCTCGTCGCCGAGACGTAGCTCGACCGCCGGAGGACCCTGACCTTCTTGTGCGTTTGCCTGGGTCACGACCGGCTCTCTGCGCTGTGCCGGGCTGGTCTGTGGGTCATCGCCGACCGGAACCGGAGCGAACCCCGGGCGATCGGATGACCGAGTCGGCTGCTCCGCGCCTGGTTGGCCCAGTTCATCGCTCGACCGCTCTGAAGACGGCGAAAGAACGGGTCGTAAAGCAGTGAGTTGCGCATTTCCTGTTTTCTGATTCTGGCTCGGAGCAGCCGGCCTCGCAGACGCAGCATCAACGGATGGTCGGTCACCGTCGCTGCTCGCCATTGGGCTCCTGACCACATGACCGGTTGGTGCCGAAAAAGCTGCGACGCCTTCAGTCGCAGGCTGCAGGCCGGCCAGGCTCGTTGTCAGCGAATCACCGGATGTGTCGTTCGTCGGCTGATTGCTGGTCCCTTCCGTCGGCACTTGAGCCACCGGCGCCTGTCCCACTACTGCAGTTGCAAAAAAGATGGCTTCATCGGTCTGTCGTTCATCGCCGGCGAAAGAAACCGCGGTGGGCATCGTGCCCTCCTGCGTGCGTCGCTCCCCGGAGTCGCCTAGACTGATAGCGGCCAAGGCGATCGTGACGGCCAAGGTCGGTTCGGCGCCTGTGCCGCCTAAATGATCGGCGGCCTGCTCGGTTTCGCCCTGAGATGGCAAGGCGGCGCAGCAGGTTTCGGATTGGACGGCCTGCAAGGCGGCGTGGAATTCGTCCGCACCTTTGCCCGCCGCGTGGCCAGTCGATCCGAATCCGTTGTGACCCAACTCGCCCATGGGCGCCACGCTCGGAACCGGAAAAAGTAAGAGCCCCGTTTCCATACGTTCCATCACTCGCGCTCGCGAAGCCATCGCAGGCTTCGGGCCCGGCAAATCGCATTACAAGCGCGATGCCATCGGGCAGCATCTCACAAGCCTGTGAAAACCAAGGAGTTCGGTGAGATGCACCACAAGGAACTCGGCAAAGGTCGAAAGGCAAGTGGGTAAAAACTTCCGGGGTGTGGTCCGAAGACGATCCCTTACGGCGTGGCCAGGAGTCTCGTGGTGAGGTGGGCGGCCCGAGCCGGGTTGACATTGGCGAGAATCGCTCCGGCGGTCTTGCCCTTGATCAAGCGCAGGATCTCGACGGCTTGGCGATCCGGAAGTTTCTCGAGACGAGCGGCCGCCTCTTCGGGTTCCATGCTCTCGTACATCTTCGCCAGTTGTTTCTGATAGAGATCACGCCGTTCGGCCGTCCGCTCTTGCTCGGCCTTGGTGAGTTTCGCCTGTATTTCCTTCCGTCGGCGCTCCTCGGCTTCCATGGCCTTTTCGTATTTGGCCAAGACCTGCTCGATCTCCGCTTTGATCACCAGCAAGCGTTCTTCCGTCACGCGGAGCGACTCTTCACGGCGATCCAGCTCTTGCTTGCGCTGGTCGAGCATCTCGATGATCTCGCGCGGGACGCCGATGGCTGGTCCTTGCACCGGACTCGGTGCCGCCAAAGCCGAGACATTGGCCGAATGAACAACGGAGGCAGGTTGCCCGGCTGTTTCGATCTTGGGACTCTCGGACGCGGCGGTCGCGCGCACGTTCACGGTCTCCTGCGCCGCACCGGAGAGTGCCTGATCCCATTTTGGCAGCCCCCAAAACAGCGACAGCGCGCTGGCGAGCAACACGGCCGCGACCACAAGGCGAGGGCGGCGGTCAGGGAACCGGCACGTCAGCTTCTTTCGGTCCGCCTGGTCGAGAGGGACGCGGGCGTTTCGTCGGTAGTTCATCCTCGCGGGCATCACGTGTCTCTTCTCACGCGGGACGCCGTCGGCCAGCGACTTCATCCATGAGCCGCTGCTCCTGTTGTTCGACGGCGCGCCGTCGCTGCCGTTCGTGTCGCTCTTCCAATATTTCCAATTTCCGCCGTTCCCGCGCGGCCTCAAGCACCTCTTGTTGTTTGCGTTCCCATTCGGTGCGCAACGCGGCCGCTCGATTCTTGGCCCGTTGAATCAATCGCGCCAGCCCATCCAGAGCCTCGTGCTGCTGCACGGCTTCGCGAGCGGTCACCCCGGACTTCGCGCTCTGCACATAGGCGTGAGCCACGGCGCCGACTTCCGACTCCAGCACGACGCGACGCGCTTCTGCTTGCTGCAGCTGCTGCTCCAGCGCCTCCAACTCGATCCGCAGCGCGCGTTCTTGTTGCGCACAGTAGTTCTTGAGCCTCGTGATAGTCATGGCGCCGCCTCGGCCAGTTTCAGAAGCCCTTGAACCGACGTCGTATAGTCCGCCGGCTCTCCGATCTCCTGCCGGAGAAACGAGGTGATCGCGTCATGAGCCGAGACCGCCCGGTCCAGCGCTTTGTTTGCGCCCGGCTTGTAGGCGCCCAGCGTGATGAGGTCTTCGGACCGGCGGTAGGTGGCGACGGACTCGACGATGGCCCGGGCGGCCGCGAACTGTTGAGGCGGCACGATGTCCCGCATGACACGGCTTGTGCTTTGCAAAATATCGATGGCGGGAAAATGGTTTCTCGCCGCGAGTTCGCGCGACAGAATGATATGCCCGTCGAGAATCGACCGGACCGTGTCCGCGACGGGATCGGATAAGTCGTCGCCGTCCACAAGCACGGTGTACAGGCCCGTGATGCTGCCCTGCCCTTCGCAGGTGCCGACCCGCTCCAACAACTTGGGGAGCAGCGCGAATACCGACGGCGTGTAGCCCTTCGTCGTCGGCGGCTCGCCGACGGCCAAGCCCACCTCGCGTTGCCCGTAGGCCAACCGCGTGAGCGAATCCATCACGAGCAGCACCTGCTTCCCGCCATCGCGGAAATACTCGGCGATCGACGTCGCCATCAAGGCGCCTCTGATCCGGACCAGGGGCGGCTGATCCGACGTCGCGACGATCACGACGGACCGCTGTCTGGAGGCGGGAGTCAGATCGCGCTCCAGGAACTCCTTCACTTCCCGCCCCCGTTCGCCGATCAACGCGATCACGTTCACGTCCGCCACGGTATAGCGGCAGATCATGCCGAGCAGCACGCTCTTGCCGACTCCCGAACCGGCGAAGATTCCCAGTTTCTGTCCGACTCCGCAAGTCAGTAACGCATTGATGGCGCGCACCCCGAGATCCAGCGGCCTGGTTATCCGTGCGCGGGTCAACGGATTGGGCGGCTCGGCATGCAGCGGATAGGTGGCGTGGCTCCGGATGGCCGGGCCGCCGTCTAATGGTTCTCCAAGACCGTCGAGAATCCGGCCCAGCAACTCAGGGCCGACGCCCACCGACGCGGACCGACCTTTCATGATCAGCCGGCTGTCCGGCCCGATTCCGCGCATCTCCCCGAGCGGCATCAACAATACGCGGTCCCCTCGAAATCCCACAACCTCGGCCAGCACGGCCCCCTCCCCGTCTTCGCGCGTCACCTCACAGATTTCGCCGATCGAGGTCACTGGACCGTAGCCCTCGATGACGACACCTACGGCCTGAGCGACGCGGCCATGCACCACGAGCGGATCGACGCCTTCGAGGAGATCGGTGAATTTCATGGTCAATGTCTGTCCCTGAGGGCTTCGCCCAGCCGAGCCAATTGCGTCTCCAGCGCGGCATCGACCAGCCTGGTCGGCGTCTGGACCAGACACCCGCCGGGCGCGACGCGCGGATCGGCCTCGACGACCAAGGTCACCGGTCCGTCGAACACGCCAGCCAGGGCTTCACGCGCGCTTTCCAGCAGCGGCGCGTCGCTGGGATGCACGCGCAATCGGACGGAGCCGCTGTCTTTGACGCGCGCCAACGCCGCCCGCACCTGTTCCACAACCAAGTCGCGTCTCTCCTCGACGACCTGGCGAACGATCTTCGCGGCGATCGCGAAGGCCAATGCGCACACCTCCTCTTCGACGGTCGCCCGAACGTTCGCAATCGTTTCTTCCAGGCGCTGAACCGCGTTCGCCAGCAGTGCGTGCTCGCGCCGGCGAAGGGCGGCTTCCCGCTCCTGGGCCCGCCGCTCGCCTTCAGCTAGGCCGCGCTCGAATTCCGTCAAGCCGTCTGAAACGCCCCCTCGATCTCCGCGGCTGAAATCCGCCAATGCCACACTCCGGATCCGGACCGCACCCGCCTTCACGATGCCGTGCTTGAGCACAGAATTCTCCTGCCGAAGCCGATGCAGCTCCACCAACCGTCCGACGGCCGCGAGCACGAGTTGAGCTTGAAAGGGCTTGGTGAGAATGTCCGAGGCGCCGGCCTTCATCGCCTCGACGGCGAGGTCGATCCGGCCGTGGCCGGTCGCCACGACCCCGAGGATCCGAGCATCGATCTCGAACGCCCGCTGAATGAGCGCGATCCCATCCATGTCGGGCAATTGGACATCGGTAATGAGCACCTGAACGGATTGCGCTTGCAGGCACGCGATGGCTTCGGCCCCGGTCTCCGCACACACGGCGCGATACCCTTCCCCGTTGAGCAGCTCATCGAGGACATGGCGGGCGCCTGCGTCGCCGTCCACAACCAAAATGGACTCGCAGCTTGCGTGCCGTTTGCCTTCCGCCGGCTTCGCTGGCGCGGCAGTCGATGTCTCGCAACGGACGGACACTCAGATCAGTTCCTCTCCAAAGCCGGCGACGACGATGCGTCCCTCCTCTTCCAGTTTGCGACAGATCTTCAGGATGTTCTGCTGGGCCTTTTCCACGTCGCTCAGTTTCACCGGTCCGCGAGCTTCCATATCTTCCTTCAGCATCTCGGCCGCACGACTCGACATGTTTCGGAAGAACCTCTCCTTGACGTCCGGACTGGCTCCGCGCAGCGCCACCGGCAATTCGTCCTTGCCGATTTCCTTCAGTAGTTCCTGAATGCTGCGATCGTCCAGTTTGATCAGATCGTCGAACACAAACATCAACGCACGGATGCCATCCGCCAACATCTGGTCTCGTTCGGTGATTTTCGCCATGATCGCGCTTTCGGTCGATTTGTCCAACCGGGTTAGGATGTCGGCGATGACCTCGGCGCCGCCGACGCTCATGGTGCCTGGACCCGCGTTCGCCGCCAGCGATTCCTGCAACGCGTCGCTCAGCTCCTGTAAGACCTCCGGCCGCACCTCCTCCATGGTGGCCAGGCGCAGCGCCACGTCCACCCGCATGGCCTCCGGCAAGCCGGCCAGCACCTGGCTTGCCTGCTCAGGATCCATATACGCAAGGATGACGGCGACGGTCTGCGGATGCTCGACCCTCGCCAGTTGGACGATCGTTTTGGAGTCGACCCATTTGAGCATATCCAGTCCGGGATAACTCGCGGATGTCAGCGACTCCAGCACTCTGGCGGCCTTTTCAGGGCCCAGGGCTTTGGTCAGCACCGTTTTGACGTATTCCCTGCCCGCAAAGCCGATCTCCCCAGAGGTACTCGCTTTCTCGAATTCCGCGATTACTTCCTCTTCTTCGTCCCGCGCGATGTTGGCCATCTCCTTCATGGAGGCTCCGATCCTGCGGATCTCTTTCGGCTCCAGGCACTTCATGACCCGCGCGGCCGCGTCCTCGCCGATAGCTCGCAACAGAATGACGGCTTTCTCTTCGCCGGTCAGCTTCCTCGCCATATCACGTTGCGATCAGGCGTTGCTCTTCAACCACTGCTTTACGACCATCGCCGTGGACTCCGGATTGCTCCGCGCCATATCCACGATCTGCGTCCGAGGCTTGGCTCCCTCCAAGGATGCTTCCACCTCGCGGAGGGGCGCCGGCAACGGCGGCGTCTCTCCCGGTCCCTTCGACCGGGTAGTCGTCTCCAGCATCGCCAGCAAAGGACGCACGACGAACAGGAGAATCAACAGGAACAGCACGCCGCTCACGGCATAGCGGACATACGGAGCCCACGTCCCGGCCGGCGTGGCTTCCGCTTCGGTTCCGGCCGGCGCCCCTTCGTCGGGTCCAAATCCGAACTGGACGTTCACCACTTCGACCTGGTCCTGTCGCTCCGGCGAATAGCCCATCGCCTTCTTGACGATCTCCTCGATCCGCTTCATCTCCTCTTCCGAGCGCGGAATGTACTTGCGCACCGGTTCCGCCGCCGCCTTCTCTCCCTCGGCCGCCTTGATCGTTTCATAGGTGCCGTCCACCAGCACGGCGACCGAGAGCTTTTTGATCGTCCCCACGGGCTCCACAATCCGGGAAACCGTTCGGCTAATCTCATAATTGATCGTCTCATTCTT
The nucleotide sequence above comes from Nitrospirota bacterium. Encoded proteins:
- a CDS encoding flagellar hook assembly protein FlgD, with the translated sequence MVTIAETASTTSSPSLTGALGARELGQDDFLKLLVTQLKNQDPLKPMDNTAFVAELAQFSQLEQSAKQVKLLEQSIAAQKANLPYTLLSLVGRQVTVDGGVVQWESGAVPLSYTLDRDAADVQITIVNMNNQLVRTLQGGPQRAGTQTVNWDGRDQNGAPLQPGVYRVSVTAVDQQGDPVGTVMQSRLTVTGVRLENGQPMLLIGDQVLDPGAVLELR
- a CDS encoding FliI/YscN family ATPase; protein product: MKFTDLLEGVDPLVVHGRVAQAVGVVIEGYGPVTSIGEICEVTREDGEGAVLAEVVGFRGDRVLLMPLGEMRGIGPDSRLIMKGRSASVGVGPELLGRILDGLGEPLDGGPAIRSHATYPLHAEPPNPLTRARITRPLDLGVRAINALLTCGVGQKLGIFAGSGVGKSVLLGMICRYTVADVNVIALIGERGREVKEFLERDLTPASRQRSVVIVATSDQPPLVRIRGALMATSIAEYFRDGGKQVLLVMDSLTRLAYGQREVGLAVGEPPTTKGYTPSVFALLPKLLERVGTCEGQGSITGLYTVLVDGDDLSDPVADTVRSILDGHIILSRELAARNHFPAIDILQSTSRVMRDIVPPQQFAAARAIVESVATYRRSEDLITLGAYKPGANKALDRAVSAHDAITSFLRQEIGEPADYTTSVQGLLKLAEAAP
- a CDS encoding flagellar basal body-associated FliL family protein produces the protein MAEAVEEKILAPGPAGIPVKLVIVIGLAALLVGLGGAFAFLKLSGGHSGEGEKTGASTAKNDEHDGAVGKASTALSEAPGAIYDLEPFIVNLADSPEIRYLKVTIKLELSRTDAGAEIAARLPHIRDSILVLLTSKDSTTVRSPQGKFQLRDEITQRVNHLLPRPGVRAAYFTDFVVQ
- a CDS encoding flagellar hook-length control protein FliK, with the translated sequence MERMETGLLLFPVPSVAPMGELGHNGFGSTGHAAGKGADEFHAALQAVQSETCCAALPSQGETEQAADHLGGTGAEPTLAVTIALAAISLGDSGERRTQEGTMPTAVSFAGDERQTDEAIFFATAVVGQAPVAQVPTEGTSNQPTNDTSGDSLTTSLAGLQPATEGVAAFSAPTGHVVRSPMASSDGDRPSVDAASARPAAPSQNQKTGNAQLTALRPVLSPSSERSSDELGQPGAEQPTRSSDRPGFAPVPVGDDPQTSPAQRREPVVTQANAQEGQGPPAVELRLGDEQVAATTATDRSTRQGREQTTENPTANEQEARELIGKPAGQGAVQSREPGQSVSMENGMPHMPSAPVAGTEIKQSDAALQAAPTQPDVSVRYVENLGGTDGAKTVQAVQVDLDPEDLGQVRVRVVLADSTVHTHVLTEHADVGQFLLNRRDQLESALQASGLDMGQFKVSVDRQASGQASYDWIARTFGDPPRQQRGQREQAQQDHIMRRGAEPRVLSVFA
- a CDS encoding IS110 family transposase, with product MLDVGLDISGKSVVGYAVNERKRCVYAGTAAATRAGLRALRQQVGVGAKLVVVEAGNQLKWIAETLKRMPEVQVYVVHPNDVKWITESQGQTDRVDAKKLAELARAGILPRAGPVVEGRVRELRELVSARQQRPSKRIALINTIRGDVSQEGHRLPEKFCAGPTWAAKLAQLPVSAPLRLIIETDMASIEALLAAEQPRTARVVAIQDPRCPLLESIPAIGPLGARVVLSALDEARRFDDQKAVANYGALAPTIYQSGAVRQLGRINRDGRSEVRRVLLPWAQTVVRMKSAGAKPLQQFYARIARRRGKTSAVVALARQRLTTAYGVLKSGQPYDPRKLQPA
- a CDS encoding flagellar hook protein FlgE, whose protein sequence is MGILSSLFAGVSGLNANGTALSVIGNNIANLSTVGFKSSRATFADLISSSISGGSGAIQTGIGVALTSVQGNFSQGSLATSSNVLDLAIDGNGFFIVKDAQGGTFYTRSGIFRLDKNNNVVDPSGFKLQGFLANSNNVITGTIGDISLPSTTAPPNATTTAFIAANLNSQSSVIATGFSINDPTGSSNFSTAMTVYDSLGNPHLLTTYFTKTGANTWTYNVVASTSDIVTANYNAANINTSLGIVRVGSGTLTFTTDGRLDTESVARRYDDGTVAGSAGAVPGRLQIDFVGATQDQLITYNFGSSVTTDSGTGLDGTTQFGSQSALVQQTQDGHAAGSLQAFSVDTNGVINGRFSNGQLRALAQVALARFPDPLGLTRTGKNTFAQSGNSGQPVVGTPDSAGLGRVLSNSLELSNVDLGESFIDMIAAQRGFQANSRVITTSDEILQELVNLKR
- the fliJ gene encoding flagellar export protein FliJ; the encoded protein is MTITRLKNYCAQQERALRIELEALEQQLQQAEARRVVLESEVGAVAHAYVQSAKSGVTAREAVQQHEALDGLARLIQRAKNRAAALRTEWERKQQEVLEAARERRKLEILEERHERQRRRAVEQQEQRLMDEVAGRRRPA
- the fliN gene encoding flagellar motor switch protein FliN, with protein sequence MTQADTNPMTGGASTGGQATAPQPASFPALDNTGSPAAAKNLDLILDIPVQVTVQIGAARMAIRDLLQLGLGSVIELNKLAGEPMEVLVNNKLVAKGEVVVVNEKFGVRLTDVVSAAERIHQLT
- the fliM gene encoding flagellar motor switch protein FliM; translated protein: MDKILSQEEVDALLRGVVSGEVDTTPKEEDAGAVKTYDLVNQERIIRGRMPTLEMINNRFSRRQSISWGSLLRVSVEFSVVGTQIMKFGEFLKKVPLPSSLSVFRMDPLRGNGLYVMDAMLVYLIVDYFFGGRGQTYVKPEGRDFTPIQMRVIKKIVLQAFSDLEKAWQALMPVTVQHVRSESNPQFAMVVSVSEIVVVVTLQVLIGEAARDFFVVYPYSMLEPIKEKLYSGLISDHVNQDGSWASRFKDRLQECPLTITARLGTATVQLRDVLNFAPGDVLVLDQHPGDPVVCFVENIPKFHAAPGVSRGNQACRITEVLS